The DNA window CAAAACGGTTATATTGACCTCTTCACCCGGACGTTTTCTGCCCACTTTCTCCTGCAACTCAGGTGAACTTTTTACTTCTGCACCATCCACAGCTATTATCACGTCTCCTTTTTTTATTCCCGCCTGGGCTGCCGCACTATTTGCAGTAAGGGAATCGACCAATACTCCGGTATTTGTTCCCAGATTTTGATCATCCGCTATCATGGGGTTTACATTTCTGATCATGACCCCAAGGAATCCTCTTTGAACCGTTCCATATTCGATTAAATCCTGCGTTACTTTTTGAACTATATTCGAGGGTACCGCAAAAGCATAACCGGTATAAGTTCCTGTAGGAGTGGCAATGGCAGTATTTATTCCAATTAAATCACCATTGAGATCTACCAGCGCCCCCCCGCTATTCCCTCGGTTTATTGCGGCATCTGTTTGAATAAATGATTCTATCGCATAGTTATCCCTAAGTATATTGATGTTTCTTGCTTTTGCACTTACGATACCTGCAGTTACGGTAGAGGCCAGATTAAAAGGATTTCCTACAGCCAATACCCAGGAGCCTACTTTCACCTGATCGCTATTGGCAAAAGCCACATAAGGCAAATTTTCTTCATCAATTTTAATAACTGCGAGATCAGTAGAAGGATCCGTACCTATTAGGGTAGCCTCAAAAGTCCTGTTATCGTTGAGGGTAACTTCTAATTTATTTGATCTGTCTACCACATGATTATTGGTGACGATATAACCATTATCAGCAATGAGTACACCGGATCCCGAGGCCTGACTTTCTCTTGGTTGGCTGGGAAACATGTCTTCACCAAAAAATTCTCTAAAGGGGTTGGGTGGCATCACCGGATTTACATTGTTAGATACAGTTGATTTGATGTGTACAACTGCTTCTGTAGTTTTTTCAGCTGCATAGGTAAAATCCAAACCGGGAAAATTGCCCTGTTCTCCCGGCTGACTTGCAAATACTGCTGGAGTGTTCGACTCCTTTAGAATGACCTTTTCGCTGTCTTTGTTAAATAAATGGGTTATTGATGTTGCCAGTGCGGTACTCAGTATCGCAACAAGCAAAACAAGCTTGATATTTTTCATTTCTAATAAGTTTAATTATGACAATTCTTCAACGCCTTGACCTGCGTTTTTCTTGCATTTTTATAAACAATCTTTGTGCCAATGCGGGTTAATGTCAGAATGACATTTATATAAGTCCCTGATTTTTGAGTTTTTCTAGGTCGGCTGGCGAATCTATATTGGGTGATTCAAAATCTGTAAAAGCCAGTTTTATTTTGTATCCGTTTTCTATCCAGCGCAATTGCTCCAATGATTCTGAGCTTTCCAGATTTGATCTTTTCAGTTTACAAATTGCTTTTAATACATCACTTCTGTAAGCGTAAATTCCAATATGTTTGAAATAATCATTATGAGCTAGCCAATTGCTTATTTCGGGTTCATCTCTGTTAAATGGGATCGGATGCCTGCTGAAATAGATTGCATCTCCGTTTTTAGCAAAAACAACTTTTACGGAATTGGCGTCGATTAACCGGCCGGGATCAGTGATTTTCTTTGCCAATGTTGCAAGTTCTACTTTTTGAGGATCGAGTATGTCAATTAGGGCTTCGAGCTGTCCCGGATCGATAAAAGGCTCATCACCCTGAATATTGATTATGAAATCTCCATTAAAGCCCGATTTCTCATAGGCTTCAAAACAGCGATCTGTTCCGCTGGGATGTTCTTCTGAGGTCAATATAACTTCTGCACCTATTCTCAGTGCCTCATTTTTAATTCTTTTGTCATCTGTAGCAATGACAACTTTTTCAAAACCCGAACATTTTTTTGCCTGTTCATAAACCCTTTGGATCATTGTTTTTCCGGCAATATCAATCAATGGTTTGCCCGGAAAACGTGTAGAAGCGTATCTGGCAGGGATAATACCAAGTACTCTCATCAGACTTTCTTTACTTTTAAGGATGTGCCTTCCTCGCTTACAACAACAATATCAGAGCCCTGATCAATATGTTCGCCTCTGGAATAGGCATCGTAAATTTCATCGTCTATAATAACCTTTCCGCTTGGTCGCAATATGGTGTGAGCCTTTCCTTTTTTACCCTGAAGACTCATGGTTTTAAAATTTGATGAATAGCCTTGGGATCTCTCAAAAGTTGTTTCAAGAGCGATTCTTTTAAACATATTTGATTGACTCAGCCGTACTCCGCCAATAAACATTAGGATGATTGCTCCAAATAATCCGGCGAGAATGCTGGCCAGGGAAATAAAAATATCTGTGTTTGGTACAAAAGTAAAATCAAGCCAGTCATTGTTGAGCATTACCAATACCAATCCTCCAATTGTAAAGGTCAGACCGGCAATTCCCGCAATACCAAAACCCGGAATAATAAATACTTCAAGAATCAGCAAAACAATTCCAATAGCAAACATCAATATTTCCCAATTAGCAGCCAGGCCGTTCAAGTAATAGGGAATAAAATAAAGAATGGCAGCAATCAATGATGCCAAAATTGGAAAACCAACTCCGGGAGTTTGCAGCTCAAAATATATTCCACCTACAATAATTAAAATTAGAACACTGCTAATAACAGGGTTGAGAAATATTGAAATGATTTTTTCAGCACTGTCTACTTCAAATTCGATAATCTCTGCATTCTCCCAGCCATTTAATTCAAGTATTTCTTCAATTGATCTCACCTTAGCCTCACAATAGTCATTCTCAATGGCTTCATCGACTGTAAAAGTCAAAACCGTTCCTTCAGGACTTACAGTATCTAAATTGATTTTTTCATCAACCATGGCTTCGGCAATTTTAGGATCTCTGCCTTTGGTTTCCGCAGTGGATCGCATGATAGAACGCATAAAAGATTGGTATTTATCTGGTGCGGCCGCACCATCCTGAGTTACAACAGTTGCAGCACCGATGTTTGCTCCGGGTGCCATATAAATACTATCACAGGCAATGGAGATAAGTGCACCTGCTGAGATTGCTTTGGTGTTAATAAAGACATGAATAGGTTTATCGTATTCAAGAATGGCATTTCTAATGTCATTGGCATCTGTTACCGCACCTCCATAGGTGTCCATTTCTATGATTACTGCATCCATGCTATCGGATTCAGCTTTTTCCAATGCCAAATCAATCAATCGATTTGTTCTCGGATCGATATTTGCTTTTAATTGTACTTTAAGTATTCTCTCATTTTCTGCTTTGGAAATATTGAAAACAGAAAATAGAATTAATACAGCGATTAATGATAAAAGTCGGTTCTTCACGTTTTTAAAATAAAAAATCTTTTGTTAAAGGATAAATCCCTTCATGCACAACAAATAACATTTGAATCTGCAATTACGCGTATTGAAGTAGATTTATTTACATCAAACATATGGATAACACAAAAAGACAAAGAAGATTCAATACTTTTCTTCAAAATATCTGCTAATCACGGATTTAAAAAGGAGAAATTAAATTTTGTGCAAAAGGGAAAAGATTTCATTCTTAATTCGGTACATAATGATTTTCTGATTCTAACAAAGATAATTGACCCGGGAAATCCTGAAGACAATGAGATTATAATAATTGATACTAAATCAGAAAAAAAGGTAAAAATAGTAAAGGGTTATCGCTTCCTTGGGTTTAAAGATTATAGTACCTGTGAAATAGAAAAATCAGGATTTGAAACGACTCACAGGGAAGCTATTGATCTTTCAGAATTCAGGCGAAATTCGATATCAAAATCCACGAATTTATTACACCCACAATTAATTTTCCCCAGCCAGGAATTATTTGATTCAATTGAGAAATATTTAAATAATATGGTCAACTTGGAGCTAATTGCACCAATTGAAATACTGGAATACAATCCTTATGTCTATTTATGCGTTCATTTTGAAGAAGAAGGTTCAATGTGTAAACGACTTTTAATACTCAATAAAGAGGGGGAATTAATTTTTAATAGCAAACTTTACGATAAGCTTGAGAAACGTATAGCCGACTCTTTTTTTGTTTCTGGCAATTTTTTGATTTTTGTATCCCAATTCAATGTTCTCAACATATTAAATATTAAATCTGATAATGCGAACTAAACTTTTATCGACAATCACATT is part of the Hyphobacterium sp. CCMP332 genome and encodes:
- a CDS encoding Do family serine endopeptidase — encoded protein: MKNIKLVLLVAILSTALATSITHLFNKDSEKVILKESNTPAVFASQPGEQGNFPGLDFTYAAEKTTEAVVHIKSTVSNNVNPVMPPNPFREFFGEDMFPSQPRESQASGSGVLIADNGYIVTNNHVVDRSNKLEVTLNDNRTFEATLIGTDPSTDLAVIKIDEENLPYVAFANSDQVKVGSWVLAVGNPFNLASTVTAGIVSAKARNINILRDNYAIESFIQTDAAINRGNSGGALVDLNGDLIGINTAIATPTGTYTGYAFAVPSNIVQKVTQDLIEYGTVQRGFLGVMIRNVNPMIADDQNLGTNTGVLVDSLTANSAAAQAGIKKGDVIIAVDGAEVKSSPELQEKVGRKRPGEEVNITVLRNGDEKDYLVVLNNKNGNTEYLAKVEKPELLSDLGISVSELTESEKEELKLSNGIKIEKIGPGKVRRFTSIAPGFIVLKVNKKEVRDTDHFLKMIENEEGGVMLEGIYPGKEGEFYYAFGK
- a CDS encoding nodulation protein NfeD; its protein translation is MFYFKNVKNRLLSLIAVLILFSVFNISKAENERILKVQLKANIDPRTNRLIDLALEKAESDSMDAVIIEMDTYGGAVTDANDIRNAILEYDKPIHVFINTKAISAGALISIACDSIYMAPGANIGAATVVTQDGAAAPDKYQSFMRSIMRSTAETKGRDPKIAEAMVDEKINLDTVSPEGTVLTFTVDEAIENDYCEAKVRSIEEILELNGWENAEIIEFEVDSAEKIISIFLNPVISSVLILIIVGGIYFELQTPGVGFPILASLIAAILYFIPYYLNGLAANWEILMFAIGIVLLILEVFIIPGFGIAGIAGLTFTIGGLVLVMLNNDWLDFTFVPNTDIFISLASILAGLFGAIILMFIGGVRLSQSNMFKRIALETTFERSQGYSSNFKTMSLQGKKGKAHTILRPSGKVIIDDEIYDAYSRGEHIDQGSDIVVVSEEGTSLKVKKV
- the kdsB gene encoding 3-deoxy-manno-octulosonate cytidylyltransferase, which produces MRVLGIIPARYASTRFPGKPLIDIAGKTMIQRVYEQAKKCSGFEKVVIATDDKRIKNEALRIGAEVILTSEEHPSGTDRCFEAYEKSGFNGDFIINIQGDEPFIDPGQLEALIDILDPQKVELATLAKKITDPGRLIDANSVKVVFAKNGDAIYFSRHPIPFNRDEPEISNWLAHNDYFKHIGIYAYRSDVLKAICKLKRSNLESSESLEQLRWIENGYKIKLAFTDFESPNIDSPADLEKLKNQGLI